In Flavobacterium hankyongi, the genomic window TTCAGAAGTATTAAATTATATCTCCAAAGAGGAATTAGAAAGATTATCATTAGATTACAAGGTTGATTACCAAGTTAAAAAGCTCAATGAGCAAACGATGTTTCAACTTTTACTTTTTTCAATGCTAAATGTAAAGCATAATAGCTTGAGTGTCATGGAGGAATTTTATCATTCATTAGCCTTTAAAAGTATTGCAAACAATAGTTCTGAGGGGGTAAGATACAATTCGATAAGAGACCGATTAGTTGCTATAAACCCGTGTTATTTCGAGGCAATTTTTAAAAGTTGTTTAAAACAATTTCAAAATAAATATCTTAAGAAGAAACACAATATTATTGCTTTTGACTCTACTTTAGTAAGTATTTCTTCAAAATTATTTGCAGAAGGAATGCAGATTAACAAACAAGGAGATAAAAGATTTGTGAAGTTTAGTATGGCTTTTTCCAATGTCCCATACATTCTAAGATATTTACAGACCAGGCTTTCGTTTCTGAAGATTTTGCTTTAAAAGATTTAATAAATGAATGTCTACTAAGTCCAGAAAACATATTGGTCTTTGATCGCGGACTTCAGGCAAGAAGTGTATTTGAAGGTTTCAATAATCAGAACTTTATTTTTGTTACTCGCCTTAATAATTATACTCGCTTTCAAATAGTTGAGGAATTTCAAATAGTTCAAAAAGAAACAGAAAGATTATCTATTGAAAGAGATTTGAAGGTTATATTGTTTGATAAACGAAATAAAAAAACAACTTCATTTTTAAGGTTAATCATTGCACGAGAAAAGGAAAGTAATGAAATATTCTATTTTTTAAGCAATAGTAATAATCTAACTTCTAAAGAGATTGTCGATATCTACAAACAGCGATGGGAGATTGAAGTATTTTTTAAATTTATAAAACAAAACTAAAATTTGCTAACGAGTTAGAAGTATTAATCATCAAAGAAATTGTGGAAAAATGCGGAGGAAATCCAAATCAAGTTGAGGATATTTTTAAACCGAAATAAGGTTTCGAAACTTATGATTTTTAATCCATGCCATAAATAATTTAAAACAAATCTACTAAATCAAATTATAAATTACCTGCAAAGAATTAAAGCCAATAATATTTACCTTTGTAACAAAAATATAGCATGCCAAGAATACTCGCATTAGATTACGGAATGAAACGAACAGGAATTGCCGTTACAGACGAACTGCAAATTATAGCATCGGGTTTAGAGACAGTTCCTTCAGAAAAAGTGATTGATTTTTTGAAAGATTATTTCTCAAAAGAGCAAGTTACTAAGGTGCTTATTGGCGAACCAAAACAAATGAATGGACAACCATCTGAAAGCGCTCCCATAATTGAGGCTTTTGTGATAAAGTTTAAAGAGATATTTCCTAAAATTCAGGTAGTTAGGGTAGATGAGCGTTTTACTTCAAAAATGGCGTTTCAAACTATGATTGATAGTGGACTAAAAAAGAAACAACGTCAAAATAAAGCCTTAATTGATGAAATTTCGGCAACAATTATGCTTAGAGATTATCTATCTCGAAAAATGATATAGGTTTTTTTATCAATATCTAAAATTCTATTAAGGGTTGAAAATTAAGATAAATTTTGCATTTTTTGATAGTATCTTTGTGGCACAATTCTAAGAAATGACAACAACAACACAAAAAATCGAAACAGATGTAGTGTTAATAGGTGCTGGAATTATGAGCGCTACGTTAGGACTACTTCTAAAAGAATTACAACCTGATTTAAAAATCGAAATATTTGAGCGATTAGATATCGCTGCTGCAGAAAGTTCTGATGCTTGGAACAATGCGGGAACCGGTCACGCTGCTTTTTGTGAGTTAAATTACACTCCTGAACTAGAAGACGGTTCTATTGATGTAAAAAAGGCCGTTAAAATTTCAGAATCATTTGAAGTTTCACGCCAGTTTTGGGCATATCTTGTCGAAAAGAACTTATTGCAAAATCCAGAAAATTTTATAAAAAGTGTTCCTCATCTAAGCTTTGTTTGGGGTGATGATAACGTTGAGTATTTAAGAAAACGTTTTAACGAACTGCAAAAATTCCACTTGTTTAAAGAAATGGAATTTACTGAGGACGCCAATCAAATAAAAGAATGGGCGCCTTTAGTAATGGAAGGCCGTAAGAGCAAGGATAAAATTGCAGCGACAACCATGAAGTATGGTACTGATGTTAATTTTGGAGCATTGACACGCAGTATTTTTAAATATCTGGAAACGCTTGAAGGTGTTACAGTTCACTACAATCATGAAGTAAAATCACTTAAGAAAAGAGATACAGGAATTTGGAGAATTAAGGTTAAGGATATTGCTTCTGGAGAAAAGAAAAAAGTATATATGCCATTTGTGTTTATTGGTGCTGGAGGAGGTTCGTTATTACTTTTAGAAAAAGCCAATATCCCTGAAGGAGAAGGTTATGGAGGATTTCCTGTAAGCGGACAGTGGTTGAAATGTACTAATCCTGAAGTGATTAAAAAACATGCTGCTAAGGTGTATGGTAAGGCTTCTGTTGGTGCACCACCCATGTCGGTTCCGCATATTGATACGCGCATGATTGATGGAGAAAAAGCATTACTTTTTGGTCCGTACGCTGGGTTTTCTACTAAATTTCTTAAAAATGGTTCGTATTTCGATTTAATTAAGTCGATTGAATTAGACAATATAAAGCCTATGATAGGAGCAGGAATTAAAAATATTCCACTTACAAAATATTTAATTGAACAGGTTTTTCAATCGTCAAATGATAGAATGAAGGCGTTGAAAGAATATGTTCCCTCTGCTAAAAAAGAAGATTGGGTTTTAGAAAATGCTGGACAACGTGTTCAGGTTATCAAAAAAGATAAAGAAGGTAATGGGGTGTTGGAATTTGGTACCGAAGTGGTTGCAGCTCATGATGGTTCTCTAGCAGTATTACTTGGAGCATCACCGGGAGCATCTACAGCGACTTCGATAATGATTGAATTACTTGGGAAATGTTTTCCGGAACAAATGAAGTCTGAAGCTTGGCAAAACAAGTTAAAAAACATGATTCCGTCATACGGGCAAAGTTTGTGTCAGAATACTGAATTGTGTGACCAAGTAAGAAAAAAAACAAATGAGGTACTAAAATTGAAAGTAGATTAACCTCAGTTCAAGTGTTTTTTGTGAAATGTAAAGGAACAAAAAATGACCCGAGGTATAGCTGAACGGAACGAAGTTAATCGAGAACTAATCGTTAAAATTTCTCAATAAGATTTTCCCTATTTTAGTTCTGAAAATGAATCAAAGTAGCGTTGAGTAACAAAACTTATAGCAATGCATTTAATTTTAGTAAAATTAATTACTTTTGCACTCTAAATTAAATGCGTTAAGGATAGAAGCAAGGTGTCATGCACCGCGAATAGCCTGACCCTAAGTTTACGAAGGGGAACGCCCAAATTGAAATAGAATGATTTATCCAATTGTTGGTTATGGAGATCCTGTTTTAAGAAAAGTAGGAGAAGAAATAACTAAAGAGTATCCAAATTTAAACGAGGTTTTGGCAAACATGTATGACACGATGTATAATGCATGTGGAGTAGGTTTGGCAGCACCTCAGGTTGGTTTGGCAATTCGTTTATTTATTGTAGATACGGAGCCTTTTAGTGAAAGTGATGATTTGTCAAAAGAAGAAGCGGAACAGTTAAAAGGTTTTAAAAAGACATTCATTAATGCTAAAATTCTTAAAGAAGAAGGCGAAGAATGGGCTTTTAACGAAGGTTGTTTAAGTATTCCTGATGTGAGAGAAGACGTTTACCGTCATGAAAAAATTACAATTGAATATTTTGATGAAAATTTTACTAAGCATACAGATGTTTACGATGGCTTGATAGCAAGAGTTATTCAACATGAATACGATCATATTGAAGGAGTTTTGTTTACAGATAAAATATCGTCACTTAAAAAGACGTTAATTAAAAAGAAACTTCAAAATATAATGGACGGGAAAGCAAGACCAGATTATAGAATGCGTTTTGCAGGTCCTAAAAAAGGTAGATAAACTAACAAATAAGATATATAAAAATGAATTTAGAGAGAATATTAGCCATTTCTGGTAAACCTGGATTATATGCATTAAAGATGCAAACAAGAACTGGTTTTGTTGCTGAATCATTAGTTGATGGTAAAAAAATCACAGTAGGTTTACGTAGTAACGTAAGTTTATTATCAGAAATATCTATGTATACTTACAGTGAAGAAAAACCACTTGCTGAAGTAATGACTGCTATTGCTGCAAAAGAAAACAATGGAGCAGCTCCTCAATTAAAAGATGATAAAGCAGCTTTAACAGCTTATTTTTTAGAAATATTACCAGATTACGATCAAGAAAGAGTTTATGCTTCAGATATTAAAAAGGTATTAAACTGGTATAATATTTTACAATCTAAAGGTTTAATTGTTGTAGAAGAAGAGAAAAAAGCACCTAAGAAAGCTGCAAAAGCTAAAACTGAGGAAGCTGCTACAGAAGAAAAACCTAAAAAAGCAAAAGCTACTAAAACTAAAGAGTAATCGAAGTTTTAACATAATTATAAGTCCTGCAAGTGATATTCATTTGCAGGATTTCTTATTTTTACACGAATCACTTTTTTTGCACACTGAGATTGTCAAAGTTTGAGTAAACAAAGAAAATGAATATATAAATAACAAAGCTAATGAATACACGTCAACAACAGCTTGATGCCTTTAATAGATTGCTAGATATCATGGACAATTTACGTGAAAAATGTCCTTGGGATAAAAAGCAAACACTTCAAACACTTCGTCATCTCACTATTGAGGAAACCTATGAGTTAGGAGATGCAATTTTAGACAACAATCTTCAAGAAGTGAAAAATGAACTTGGTGATTTATTGCTTCATATTGTTTTTTATGCCAAAATTGGAAGCGAATCAAACAGTTTTGATATGGCTGATGTGGCTAATGATATTTGTGAAAAGCTAATTCATCGTCATCCGCATATTTATGGTGATGTGATAGTAGAAAATGAAGAGGAAGTTAAACAGAATTGGGAGAAGCTAAAGTTAAAAGAAGGAAAACAATCGGTTCTTGAAGGAGTGCCTAAAAGTTTGCCCGCTTTGGTGAAAGCAAGCCGAATTCAGGATAAAGTAAAAGGAGTAGGTTTTGATTGGGAAGAACCACATCAGGTTTGGGAAAAGGTCCAAGAAGAACTACAAGAACTTCAACACGAAGTAAAAACTAATAATCAAGATAAAATCGAAGCCGAGTTTGGAGATGTTTTATTCTCTATGATTAATTACGCTCGATTTCTTAATGTAAATCCAGAAGATGCTTTAGAAAGAACGAACAAAAAGTTTATAAAACGTTTTACTTATTTAGAAGGCAAAGCAAAAGACTTAGGTAAAAATCTTTCTGAAATGACTTTGGCCGAGATGGATGTGTTTTGGGAAGAAGCTAAAAAGCTATAATTAGAGATGATGAAAAAAATAATACTTCTACTGACTTTATTATTTAGTGTTTTTGTTTCGGCTCAAAAGGATTTTGTGTTGGGTAAAATAGAAACGATTCCTTCAAAAGTATTAAATGAAGAACGAACCATAAATATATATTTCCCTGCCGAGTATGATGCTACTAAAGCATATCCAGTAATTTATTTATTGGATGGGTCTCAAAGTGAAGATTTTATACACATAGCGGGAATTTTGCAGTATGGTAATTATGAATGGTTAAATATGGTTTCTAAATCTATTTTAGTTTGGATTGCTAACGTAGATAGAAAACGCGATTTTACTTTTCCTACAACTATAGAAAAAGACAAAAAAGATTATCCTACTACAGGAGAGTCTGAAAAGTTTATTTTTTTTCTTGAAAAAGAACTACAGCCTTTTGTTGAAAGCAAGTATAATACAACAAGTAGTAAAACACTTATAGGGCAATCATTAGGAGGTCTTTTAGCTACCGAAATATTGTATAAAAAACCAACTCTTTTTTCCAATTATATAATTATAAGCCCAAGTATTTGGTGGGACAATGAATCCTTATTTAAACTAACTCCTGAATTCTTAAAGCAAAATTTTAATCAAAAAACAAAAGTCTTTGTTGGAGTTGGGAAAGAAGGAAAAGTAATGGAAGGTGATGCTAAGAAACTTTACGATATTCTATCAAATAATAAGAAAAACATAGAAAGTCATTTTAAATATTTTGGTGATGCTAATCATGGAGATATTTTACATTTAGCAGTTTATAAAGCATTCGAAACACTAAAAATATGAAGCCACCATATTACGCAGTAATTTTTACTTCGGTAAGAACAGAAGTTGAACAAGGTTATGCACAAATGGCTAATCTTATGGTTGAAATGGCTAAAGAGCAAGAAGGATTTTTAGGAGTCGAATCGGCTCGTAATGAAATAGGTATTACCGTTTCGTATTGGAAAGATTTAGAATCTATTAAAAACTGGAAAAGTAATTTAGATCATTTACAGGCGCAACGTATGGGAAAGCAAAAATGGTATGAGTCTTATAAAGTTAGAATTGCCTTGGTTGAAAGAGAATATGATTTTGAAAAGTAATTTGGAATAATTTTTGATAAATTTAGATTGTGAAAAAAATAATAGTAATACTGTTTTTGTTGCCAATTATAGGTTTTGCCCAAGAAGGAAAGCCTATAAAGTCTATTGCTATACCAAGAACCGATACTCCGTTACCAGATAAAAAGCCCGAAGATCAAACGGAAGCACCTCAATATTCAATTTCTAAACCGTTTGAGCCTAAAATGTTTAAATCGCCTAAGAAAGTTTATGAAGCGCCACAATTAGAAACAACAATAGGAATGGGTAATCAACCTAAAAGTGATATTAAACCTGGTTTAGATTTTGAAAAAAAATTGAATAAACCATTTCAACCAGAAGATGATGCTAAAGTGTATAGAGGAAATCAATTCTTGGGAGATTTTAAAACAAAATCTGGTTCTGCAAAAATTGTATATCGTGATCACGAATTTGTAGATGGTGATTTAATTAGAATTTGGGTAAATGGGGTAGTGGTTGTAGATTATGTTTATTTAGAAGGCTCTTTTGGGAAGTTGAATTTAGGACTGACAAAAGGAATTAATAAAGTTGAGTTTGAAGCACTAAATCAAGGCTCTTCAGGACCTAATACCGCTGAATTTAGAGTTTATGATGATAATGAAAATATTATTTCATCCAATCAATGGAATTTAGCCACAGGTTTCAAAGCTTCTATAATAATTGTAAAAGAATAAAAAATAATAATATAATAAAAAGCCTAGCATTGCTAGGCTTTTTTATGATTATAAACTTCTAAGTTGCTTAAGCTTGTCTTTCCAAGTTGCAAGTTCGTCTTTATGACGATCAATATTTTTGTTAATTTCTACAACCATCGGATTGTCTTTTTTGGTGTTAGCAAAAAACTGAATATTATTTTCTAATTGGAAAATTTCTTTTTGTACTTCCTCAATTTTACGTTGAATAAATATTTTTTCATTATCCAAGGCTCTAGGATCATTTGAGTCAGTTAATTGCTCAATACGATTGTTAAAACGCATCATTTCAGCATCTTTTTTACTTAAGCTCAATTTTTCAAATAAAGCATCAAGTATTTTATTGAATTTACCTTCAATATGACGTCTTGCAAAAGGTACTTTTCCGAAGCTTTTCCAAGTTTCAATATGTTTTTTTATTTCGTCTAAGTCAGTTTTGTGATTTCCGGTAAACTCAAAAAGGCGAACAGTTTCTAAGTATTCTTTTTTCTTTTCAAAAGCTTCTACTTCTACAGCCTCATTTTCGTTTTTCACAGCATGAAGTCTATCAAAATAATGATTGCATGCCGCTTTAAAATCGGCCCAAACTGCATCAGAAAATTTACGTGGCACATGACCAATCTGTTTCCATTCTTCTTGGATTTTCTTCATGATTGGTGTTGTGCTTGCAAAGTCATCACTTTCTTGCAATTCTTTGGCGCGAGCTACTAAAGCATTTTTCTTATCAAGATTGTTTTGTTGTTCTTTTTTAATGTCTTTATAAAAAGAGTTCTTATGTGCATTAAAGTTACGAACAGCAGTTTTAAAATCAGTCCAAGTTTGCTCATTCACATCAGCAGGTACTTTCCCTGTCGAAAAGAATTCTTGACGTAACGCTTCAATTTTATTGATTTGGCCTTGCCATCCAGAGTGAATTTCTATATGTTCTGTTGCAATAGTTTCAATTGCAGCAATAATCTCTTTTTTCTTAGCCAGATTTTGCAACTCTATTTCGTGTTGTTGAGCAAATAAACCCTCACGTTTTTCATGCATTTGTCTAGTAACCTCACTAAATTTTTGCCAAACTTCTTCACGTTTTTCTCTAGAAACAGGTCCAATTTCTTCTTTCCAGATTTTATGTAAAGATTGAAGTTCTCTAAACGCTTTAAAAACATCTTGTTCTTGAAGTAAATCTTCTGCTCGGCTAATTATTTTTAGCTTTAAATCTAAATTGTGTTTAAAGTCTAAGTCACGGGCTTCACGATCAAGGTGTAGATAATCGTAAAAATTTTCTACATGGAAATGATAATTATTCCAAACGTGGTTGTATTTGTCTTTTGGGATAGCTCCAGCATTTTTCCAGCGCTCACGTAAATCGTTGAATCTTTTTAGATTATCACCAATATTTTCACTAGGATTAATCAATGTTTTTAATTCTTCAATAAGTTCTAAACGTTTCTGAAGATTATCTTTAAGTTTTGATTCTAAACTTTTAAAATGATTATTCTTCTTCGTTTTGAAATTGTTATATAAAGAATCGAATTTTGATTTTAGAGGCAAATGATATTCAAATTCTTCAGTAGAATTAGGATTTTCATGAAGAAATTCTTCCTTCTTCTCCTCAATAAAATGATTGTATTTAGATAAAAATGCTGTTTTTATTTCCTCAACATGGTCTTTTATAGCAAGAATATTGTCCTTTGCAACCACATGTTCAAGCTCAACAACCAATTTATCCATGTCCATTGCTTCATAATCAAGCATAGGAATTTCATGGCTATTGTCTGTTGATGTGTGTTCGCCAGCTTCAGCATTTAAATTTTCTATGGTCTCAATAGCTTGATTTGCAATATTTTGCGTAGTAGCTTCTGTGTTTCCGTCTGCGTGAAGCAGGTTGTCGTGTTGTTCTTCTTGCATATTGCAGGATATTACTGTTTAATAATTAACGCCGAAGTTACTAAAAAGCGTATAAATTAGAAAGTAAAAACTGCTATAAAGATGTATAAATCGGTTAAAATGAGTTATAATCATCTTTTTTTAGGAGCTTAATCCAGCTGTTCACTATATCTTTTGGTAACTTCGAGAGTACTTCGACAAGCTCAGCATGACACCTCAGTTACCAAAAGGATGCCGCTTCCATCTGGGCTATGAATTCCAAATTTCCCAAGCTTTTTCGGCTTGTAAAACCAGCATTTCGTAACCATTTTTTATCGTTGCTCCTTGTATTTCTGCTTTACCTAAAAAGGTTGTTTTTTCTGGATTATAAATTAAATCATAAGCAATGTGCTTCGAAGTAAAATATTGATAAGGTATATCTGGACAGTTTTCAATATTAGGAAAAGTGCCTAAAGGAGAACAATTGACAATGATGTGATATTCATCAAAAGTATCTGAATTTAAATCATTGTAAGTAATCATGCCAAATGCTTCTTTTCTTGAAACATACTGAAAATGAATTCCAAGTTGATTTAAGCCGTAAGCAATGGCTTTTGCAGCGCCACCTGTTCCAAGAATTAATGCTTTTTTATGATTAGACTTAAGCAAAGGTTTTAAAGATTCTGTAAAGCCAAAATAATCCGTATTGTGACCAATTAATTTTCCTTCTGGAGATACTTTTATAGTATTTACTGCTCCAATCTCTTTAGCGTTGTCTGATAGGTCATCTAGAAACGGAACAACATCTTGTTTGTAAGGAATGGTGACATTCATTCCAATTAAATCAGGATTATTTTTTAGTACTTCAGGAAATTCATTTATGGATTGAATGTCAAAATTATCGTAACAGAAATCATTAGTAATTCCATCTTTTTTAAATTTTTCTGCAAAGTAATTTCTTGAAAAGGAATAACTAATATTTTTACCTAGTAATCCTAGTTTCTTCATTAGAGATGTTGGCTTTAATATCAATTTGAATAGGAACCATATATTTTGTCCTTACTGGCTTTTTGTGTCTTGTTCCAGGTTTCCATTTTTTTAGAGATTGAATGGTTTTAATTGCTTCAGTTCCCATTTGTTGTCCTAAGTTTCTTAAAACTTTAAAATGTGTTAATGAACCATCTTTCTCAATAATAAATTCAATTAGAATTTTTCCCTTTAAATCTTCACTAACTGCTGGATTAAATGCTTTGTTAAAATCCTCATCAAATTTAACAGCACCATCTAAATATTCAGGAAACGAATCTAATAGATTAGCATTTTTGGGATAATCATAGATATGATTTTCATCAAAAACAGGTTCCACACGAACAATTTGATTAACATCTTTTTTGACGTTAGATTCTTTTGTTTTACTAGCTTTGTTTCTGATTTGGCAAACTACTATTGCCGGAAATAGAATAAAGACTAAAAAAAATATTTTCTTCATTACTTACTATACTTCGCTACGGTTTCTTGAACAAGATTTGTATCCCAAACACCAGGAAAAATTTCTTCGAGTAAAAATCTGTTTTTAAAACTTTGACGTAAACCGTTATTAAGATGATATAAACCTTTTTCGGTTTCGTTTAGCATTAAGTGTAAACCAGCTAGTCGATACTCAATTTCATATTCGTCAGGAAAATGATCGCAAGCTTGTAAAAGTGTTTGAATTGCTGCGTCAAATTCACCTAAATATTGTAAAACATTTACCCAATATAACCAAGTTTCTAATTCTGTAGCACCAAATTCTACAGCTTTTCTATAGCCGTATTCGGCTTCTTCAAATAAATTTAAAGCCTTATTAATGGCTGCAAAGCGTTTCCAGTAAAAACGATTTTCTCCATCAATAGCAATGGCCTTGTTTACAAAGTATAATGCTTTTTGGAAGTCGTTATGTTTAAAATGATGGTCGGTAATAGCAATCCAACCTTTGTCTAACAAAGGGTCTTCATGAACTGTTTTATTGTAGAATTTTAAAGCTTCTGAATCATTACCTAATTTTTCGTAGCACTTACCAATACGTAGTAAAGCATATGAAGTAGGGTCTTCTAAACGAATCGTTTCGTTGTAATTGTAAATAGCTTCTTCATATCTTTTTAAACGTTCTAGTGATTTTGCTTTTTCCATAAATGCTCCCATAAACTGGTCGTCAATTACAGTTGCATAATCAAATGCAATATAAGCTTCTTCGTATTTTTTAATGGTATAGTTTAATCTACCTAACTGATGCCAAGCAATTTCACTGTAAGGATTTTTGTCGATGTATTCAGTTAAAAACTCAATAGCTTCTTCGTATTGTTCTAAAAATTCAAAGCAATAAATAACATTATAAAGGCTCGATTGCTCTTCTGGCTCTTCTTCAAGACATTTTATAAAATTTTCTTTTGCCAATTCCAGTTCATCCATAAAAAGGTATTCCATACCAATTAGGTTGTGAACATCAGCATAATCATCAGTATACTTTAAAGCTACTTTAAGCAACTCTACCGCTTTTTCGTGATTATCTCTTTTAGAATAAATATTAGCCTTCTGAATGTAGATTTCTTCGTTAGTAGGTTCAATTGCGTAAAGTTCATTTAAAAGTTTTTCTGCTGTTTCAAGTTTGTCTTCAAAAATCAGCATTTCTACTTGAACTAGTTTTAATCCTGTTGATTTTGGATGTTGCTCGAGCGCTAACTTAAGTGCCTTCTTGGCAAGACTCGGTTTTCCAATATCCATGTAATGTAGTATGATATCCTCGAATTCTTCTGAATCAAAAAACAAAACCTTGTTTGTTTTAAGCATTGATTCAAAACGTGATAAGGATAAATTTCGATCTTCTTCTTCGTGACTCAAATGCATACTCATTGTTTTTAGAATTATCCTTAATAAAGTTAGGAAACCTTTTAATTTGTTGTTGGCATCGAAAATCAATTGTTGTGAACAATTTAATTAACAATTTTAGTGTGATCAGCTCTTATTTTTAGTAGCTTTTTCCAGCTTTCGCCAGTCGCTTTTAATTGTCAAGTTCAATAAATTGACTCAACAATTAAAGAGCTTCAACAAAGGCTCAATCTGGGCTATAACTATAATTCGGCCATCACTTCATTCATAGCTTCAATAATAATGCCACAACCTTCTTTTATTTCTTCATTTGATAGGGTTAGAGGAGGAGTTATTCTGATGGCGCATCCTTCAAAGAGTAACCAAAATAAAATAAGCCCTTTCTCCTGACATTTAAAGATTACTTTGTTAGTGATTTCAGGACTTTCTGTCATGGCGGCTAGCATTAAGCCTTCACCACGTATTTCTTTTATTAATGGGTGAATCAATAGCTCTCTAAATAGCTTTTCTTTTTCAATACATTGAGGCATTAAATCTGTCTCTAACAACTCTTGTAATGTTGCCAAACAAGCGGCAGCAATTA contains:
- a CDS encoding tetratricopeptide repeat protein, with amino-acid sequence MHLSHEEEDRNLSLSRFESMLKTNKVLFFDSEEFEDIILHYMDIGKPSLAKKALKLALEQHPKSTGLKLVQVEMLIFEDKLETAEKLLNELYAIEPTNEEIYIQKANIYSKRDNHEKAVELLKVALKYTDDYADVHNLIGMEYLFMDELELAKENFIKCLEEEPEEQSSLYNVIYCFEFLEQYEEAIEFLTEYIDKNPYSEIAWHQLGRLNYTIKKYEEAYIAFDYATVIDDQFMGAFMEKAKSLERLKRYEEAIYNYNETIRLEDPTSYALLRIGKCYEKLGNDSEALKFYNKTVHEDPLLDKGWIAITDHHFKHNDFQKALYFVNKAIAIDGENRFYWKRFAAINKALNLFEEAEYGYRKAVEFGATELETWLYWVNVLQYLGEFDAAIQTLLQACDHFPDEYEIEYRLAGLHLMLNETEKGLYHLNNGLRQSFKNRFLLEEIFPGVWDTNLVQETVAKYSK